In Chelonia mydas isolate rCheMyd1 chromosome 28, rCheMyd1.pri.v2, whole genome shotgun sequence, a single window of DNA contains:
- the SLC25A11 gene encoding mitochondrial 2-oxoglutarate/malate carrier protein isoform X2: MGMSRSGLSLLRSPSVPASSQAPHTWRHGTFGRGAKSSGMGATVFVQPLDLVKNRMQLSGEGAKTKEYKTSFHAVRSILRKEGVRGIYTGLSAGLLRQATYTTTRLGIYTILFERLTKADGTPPNFFMKAGIGMTAGATGAFVGTPAEVALIRMTADGRLPPDQRRGYTNVFNALLRITREEGVLTLWRGCVPTMARAVVVNAAQLASYSQSKQFLLGSGYFRDNIFCHFCASMISGLVTTAASMPVDIAKTRIQNMRMIDGKPEYKNGLDVLLKVIRYEGFFSLWKGFTPYYARLGPHTVLTFIFLEQMNIFYKKFFLSA; this comes from the exons ATGGGCATGTCCCGTTCCGGACTCAGCCTCCTTCGCTCCCCCTCAGTTCCTGCCTCTTCTCAGGCGCCCCATACCTGGAGACACGGGACCTTTGGGAGGGGAGCGAAGTCTAGCGG CATGGGGGCCACTGTGTTCGTGCAGCCCCTGGACCTGGTGAAGAACCGCATGCAGCTGAGCGGGGAAGGAGCCAAGACCAAAGAGTACAAAACCAGCTTTCATGCAGTCAGGAGCATCCTCAGGAAGGAAGGAGTCCGCGGCATCTACACTGG GCTGTCGGCAGGGCTCCTGAGACAGGCGACCTACACCACCACCCGCCTGGGCATCTACACCATCCTCTTTGAGAGGCTCACCAAGGCGGACGGCACGCCGCCCAACTTCTTCATGAAGGCGGGGATCGGGATGACGGCCGGTGCCACCGGGGCCTTTGTGGGCACGCCGGCTGAAGTGGCGCTCATCAGGATGACGGCGGATGGCAG GCTGCCCCCTGACCAGAGGAGAGGCTACACCAATGTCTTCAACGCACTGCTGAGGATAACCCGCGAAGAGGGCGTTCTGACACTCTGGCGG GGCTGTGTCCCCACCATGGCCAGAGCGGTGGTTGTGAACGCTGCCCAGTTAGCCTCCTACTCTCAGTCCAAGCAGTTCTTGCTGGGCTCCG gttACTTCCGAGACAATATCTTCTGCCATTTCTGTGCAAGTATGATCAGCGGGCTGGTGACCACGGCTGCTTCAATGCCGGTGGATATCGCCAAGACCAG GATTCAGAACATGCGGATGATAGACGGGAAGCCGGAGTACAAGAATGGGCTG GATGTGCTGCTGAAAGTCATCCGCTACGAGGGGTTCTTCAGCCTCTGGAAGGGCTTCACCCCCTACTACGCCCGCCTGGGCCCCCACACGGTCCTGACCTTCATCTTCCTCGAGCAGATGAATATATTCTACAAGAAGTTCTTCCTCAGTGCCTAA
- the SLC25A11 gene encoding mitochondrial 2-oxoglutarate/malate carrier protein isoform X1 yields the protein MAAAAAPERPQTSPKAVKFLFGGLAGMGATVFVQPLDLVKNRMQLSGEGAKTKEYKTSFHAVRSILRKEGVRGIYTGLSAGLLRQATYTTTRLGIYTILFERLTKADGTPPNFFMKAGIGMTAGATGAFVGTPAEVALIRMTADGRLPPDQRRGYTNVFNALLRITREEGVLTLWRGCVPTMARAVVVNAAQLASYSQSKQFLLGSGYFRDNIFCHFCASMISGLVTTAASMPVDIAKTRIQNMRMIDGKPEYKNGLDVLLKVIRYEGFFSLWKGFTPYYARLGPHTVLTFIFLEQMNIFYKKFFLSA from the exons atggcggcggcggcggcgcccgAGCGGCCCCAAACCTCCCCCAAGGCCGTGAAGTTCCTGTTCGGGGGCCTGGCCGG CATGGGGGCCACTGTGTTCGTGCAGCCCCTGGACCTGGTGAAGAACCGCATGCAGCTGAGCGGGGAAGGAGCCAAGACCAAAGAGTACAAAACCAGCTTTCATGCAGTCAGGAGCATCCTCAGGAAGGAAGGAGTCCGCGGCATCTACACTGG GCTGTCGGCAGGGCTCCTGAGACAGGCGACCTACACCACCACCCGCCTGGGCATCTACACCATCCTCTTTGAGAGGCTCACCAAGGCGGACGGCACGCCGCCCAACTTCTTCATGAAGGCGGGGATCGGGATGACGGCCGGTGCCACCGGGGCCTTTGTGGGCACGCCGGCTGAAGTGGCGCTCATCAGGATGACGGCGGATGGCAG GCTGCCCCCTGACCAGAGGAGAGGCTACACCAATGTCTTCAACGCACTGCTGAGGATAACCCGCGAAGAGGGCGTTCTGACACTCTGGCGG GGCTGTGTCCCCACCATGGCCAGAGCGGTGGTTGTGAACGCTGCCCAGTTAGCCTCCTACTCTCAGTCCAAGCAGTTCTTGCTGGGCTCCG gttACTTCCGAGACAATATCTTCTGCCATTTCTGTGCAAGTATGATCAGCGGGCTGGTGACCACGGCTGCTTCAATGCCGGTGGATATCGCCAAGACCAG GATTCAGAACATGCGGATGATAGACGGGAAGCCGGAGTACAAGAATGGGCTG GATGTGCTGCTGAAAGTCATCCGCTACGAGGGGTTCTTCAGCCTCTGGAAGGGCTTCACCCCCTACTACGCCCGCCTGGGCCCCCACACGGTCCTGACCTTCATCTTCCTCGAGCAGATGAATATATTCTACAAGAAGTTCTTCCTCAGTGCCTAA